ACGCCGAGTAGTCGGGCTCAGCCGGCTCCTCGGGATATCGACTGGATGGACGGCTCGTCGGTCCAGAAAGCTCACGCTGGAGCGCCGAGTAGTCCGTGGCAGGGGTGAAGTACTTCATCTCCCGTGCCTGCTTGGTTGCTTTTGCCTTTTGACGGCCGCGCCCCATGGCGTGACCCCCTTTTTGCGTCGATCCGGAGGCGGGTCGTTCGGGCAGATGAACGAGGCCTCGGAATATTTGGTCAATTTGTCGTAAGTACAGATTACATGTTTTCCCGCCGCCTTGTGCCCCCTGCAGTTCCGTCCGGGCTGCCCCGGGAGCACATCAGGCCGGCCTCCCCTGCACCTGCCCCTGCGCCGCCCCCCGAATATTGGCTAAAGTCAGGGGTAGATACAGTTTTGGGGCGCATCACAGCGCCACCTACAGGGAGGACCACCGTTCACCATGAGCGATCAGAAAAATACACCGGGGGCGGACTCTCCGCTACCGGAGGAGGCAGGAAACCCCACTGCTTTCCCCG
This Arthrobacter sp. zg-Y20 DNA region includes the following protein-coding sequences:
- a CDS encoding DUF3073 domain-containing protein — its product is MGRGRQKAKATKQAREMKYFTPATDYSALQRELSGPTSRPSSRYPEEPAEPDYSAYEDKYADQFGDDDDDEGNRRAG